The following are encoded together in the Brassica napus cultivar Da-Ae chromosome A9, Da-Ae, whole genome shotgun sequence genome:
- the LOC106419869 gene encoding anaphase-promoting complex subunit 5 isoform X3, translating to MAGLTRTAGAFAVTPHKISVCVLLQIYAPSAQMSLPFPFSSVSQHNRLGLYLLSLTKACDGMYEMKLEELINQLREVGDDVDAWLTENLTNRFSYLSSPDDLLNFFTDMRGILGSLDSGAVQDDQIVLDPNSILGMFVRRCILAFNLLSFEGVCHLFSSIEAYCREAHSSFAQYDASNSNLESLTQYDQMDKTTKLHKNASGSVPFHLHTPEALFKVTEGLLVTRTEKSSTRKFAEATSVASASSSKVEDTRVDESLFLRTNLQIQGFLMEKADAIETHGSSFSSSSIERFLEQLQNLAPELHRVHFLRYLNKLHSDDYFAALDNLLRYFDYSAGTEGFDLVPPSTGCSMHGRYEIGLLCLGMMHFRFGHPNLALELSNDTCLAYTLAAMSNLLSEMGIASTTSVLGASYSSVTSTASSLSVQQRVYILLKESLRRADTLKLKRLVASNHLAMAKFELMNVQRPLLSFGPKASMRHKTCPISVCKEIRLGAHLISDFSSESSKMTIDGSLSSVWLKDLQKPWSQPVYSRESSYRNNSTFFKFCDHLVSIPGSVSQIIGASYLLRATSWELYGSAPMARMNTLVYATLFGDSSSSSDAELAYLKLIQHLALHKGYKDAFAALTIAEEKFLTVSKSKIMLLKLQLVHEHALHRSNFVKSTSGNLKLAQRMCNELGGLASTTMGVDMELKVEASLREARTLLAAKQYSQAANTAHSLFCTCHKLNLQIEKASVLLLLAEIHKKSGNAVMGLPYALASISFCQSFNLDLLKASATLTLAELWRGLGSNHSKRALNLLHGAFPMILGHGGLELRARAYIFEANCYLSDPSFSVSTDSDTVLDSLRQASDELQALEYHELTAEALYLMAMVYDKLGRPEEREEAAALFMKHITALNNPQDVEPNMA from the exons ATGGCCGGATTAACGAGAACAGCCGGCGCTTTCGCGGTGACTCCGCACAAGATCTCCGTTTGCGTTCTCCTGCAGATATACGCTCCATCTGCTCAGATGTCTCTCCCTTTCCCTTTCTCTTCCGTTTCTCAGCACAACCGCCTCGGCCTCTACTTACTCTCTCTTACTAAG GCATGCGATGGTATGTATGAGATGAAGCTGGAAGAGCTCATCAACCAATTGAGAGAAGTTGGGGATGACGTGGATGCGTGGCTAACTGAGAATTTGACTAAtagattttcatatttgtctTCACCAGATGATCTATTGAATTTCTTTACTGACATGCGAG gAATACTTGGGAGCCTTGATTCAGGAGCTGTGCAAGATGATCAGATTGTTTTGGATCCGAATAGCATCTTGGGAATGTTTGTTCGTCGTTGTATTTTGGCATTTAACCTTTTATCGTTCGAG GGAGTTTGTCATCTTTTTTCAAGCATTGAAGCCTACTGCAGAGAAGCCCATTCAAGCTTTGCTCAGTATGATGCTTCTAATAGTAATCTGGAGTCATTAACACAATATGATCAGATGGATAAAACAACCAAGCTACACAAAAATGCTAGTGGAAGTGTCCCTTTTCATCTTCATACGCCGGAAGCACTTTTTAAAGTGACAGAAG GTTTGCTAGTTACTAGGACGGAAAAATCAAGTACCAGGAAATTTGCAGAGGCTACTTCAGTTGCTTCTGCCTCTTCAAGTAAAGTTGAGGATACCCGGGTTGATGAGTCATTATTCCTTCGGACAAATTTGCAGATACAAGGCTTTTTAATGGAAAAGGCTGATGCAATTGAAAC CCATGGAAGTTCATTCTCTTCAAGTTCGATTGAAAGGTTTCTTGAGCAGCTTCAAAATTTAGCCCCTGAGTTGCATCGT GTTCACTTTTTGCGTTACTTGAATAAACTTCACAGCGATGACTATTTTGCTGCTTTAGATAATCTCCTCCGTTACTTTGATTACAG TGCAGGGACTGAAGGATTTGACCTTGTTCCTCCTTCAACTGGTTGTAGCATGCATGGACGGTACGAGATTGGTTTGTTATGTTTAGGAATGATGCATTTCCGCTTTGGGCATCCTAATCTGGCTCTAGAG CTTAGTAATGATACCTGTCTAGCCTATACACTAGCAGCAATGAGCAACTTGTTATCAGAAATGGGCATTGCAAGTACCACCAGTGTTCTCGGAGCCTCGTACTCATCCGTCACTAGCACTGCGTCGTCATTATCTGTACAACAAAGGGTgtacatacttttgaaagagtCCTTGAGGAGAGCTGACACTCTAAAGTTAAAACGCTTAGTGGCTTCTAATCATCTTGCGATGGCCAAATTTGAGTTGATG AATGTGCAAAGGCCTCTGCTTTCCTTTGGTCCCAAAGCTTCAATGCGTCACAAAACTTGTCCAATTAGCGTCTGCAAG GAGATAAGACTAGGCGCACACCTAATTAGCGACTTTTCTTCTGAAAGCTCTAAAATGACAATTGATGGCTCACTAAGCTCAGTTTGGCTTAAAGACTTGCAAAAACCATGGAGTCAACCCGTGTATTCCCGAGAATCTAGTTATAGAAACAATTCGACTTTTTTCAAGTTCTGTGATCATTTGGTCTCGATTCCTGGGTCTGTATCACAAATAATAGGTGCTTCTTATTTACTACGGGCAACTTCATGGGAGTTATATGGCAG CGCTCCTATGGCTCGGATGAATACCTTGGTGTATGCAACTTTATTTGGTGACTCTTCGag TTCATCTGACGCAGAGTTAGCATACTTGAAGCTCATTCAACATTTGGCACTACATAAGGGATACAAAG ATGCCTTTGCTGCTCTTACGATTGCGGAGGAAAAGTTCTTAACCgtatcaaaatcaaaaataatgtTGCTCAAGTTGCAGTTAGTACATGAACATGCCTTGCATCG TTCTAACTTTGTTAAATCCACTAGTGGGAATCTAAAGCTAGCTCAACGAATGTGCAATGAGCTAGGAGGTTTGGCATCAACCACCATGGGTGTGGACATGGAGCTGAAAGTAGAAGCAAGTCTTCGTGAAGCTAGGACGTTGCTTGCTGCAAAACAGTATAGCCAG GCAGCAAATACGGCACACTCCCTCTTTTGCACGTGTCATAAACTCAATTTGCAAATCGAAAAGGCGTCTGTTCTTCTTCTGTTAGCAGAAATCCATAAG AAGTCAGGAAATGCGGTCATGGGTCTTCCGTATGCGCTGGCAAGCATCTCGTTTTGCCAGTCATTCAATTTGGATCTTCTCAAAGCATCAGCTACTCTCACTCTGGCCGAGCTGTGGCGTGGTCTTGGATCAAATCATTCCAAGCGAGCGTTAAACCTTTTGCATGGCGCATTCCCTATGATTCTTGGCCATGGAGGTCTTGAGTTGCGTGCTCGAGCATACATCTTTGAAGCAAACTGCTATCTTTCTGATCCAAGCTTTTCAG TTTCCACAGATTCTGACACTGTCTTGGATTCTCTAAGGCAAGCTTCAGATGAGCTTCAAGCTTTGGAG TACCATGAATTGACAGCTGAAGCTTTGTATTTAATGGCGATGGTATACGACAAGCTGGGACGGCCCGAGGAGAGGGAAGAAGCTGCGGCTTTGTTTATGAAGCATATAACAGCCCTGAATAATCCTCAAGACGTTGAACCTAACATGGCATGA
- the LOC106419869 gene encoding anaphase-promoting complex subunit 5 isoform X1 yields the protein MAGLTRTAGAFAVTPHKISVCVLLQIYAPSAQMSLPFPFSSVSQHNRLGLYLLSLTKACDGMYEMKLEELINQLREVGDDVDAWLTENLTNRFSYLSSPDDLLNFFTDMRGILGSLDSGAVQDDQIVLDPNSILGMFVRRCILAFNLLSFEGVCHLFSSIEAYCREAHSSFAQYDASNSNLESLTQYDQMDKTTKLHKNASGSVPFHLHTPEALFKVTEGLLVTRTEKSSTRKFAEATSVASASSSKVEDTRVDESLFLRTNLQIQGFLMEKADAIETHGSSFSSSSIERFLEQLQNLAPELHRVHFLRYLNKLHSDDYFAALDNLLRYFDYSAGTEGFDLVPPSTGCSMHGRYEIGLLCLGMMHFRFGHPNLALEVLTEAVRVSQQLSNDTCLAYTLAAMSNLLSEMGIASTTSVLGASYSSVTSTASSLSVQQRVYILLKESLRRADTLKLKRLVASNHLAMAKFELMNVQRPLLSFGPKASMRHKTCPISVCKEIRLGAHLISDFSSESSKMTIDGSLSSVWLKDLQKPWSQPVYSRESSYRNNSTFFKFCDHLVSIPGSVSQIIGASYLLRATSWELYGSAPMARMNTLVYATLFGDSSSSSDAELAYLKLIQHLALHKGYKDAFAALTIAEEKFLTVSKSKIMLLKLQLVHEHALHRSNFVKSTSGNLKLAQRMCNELGGLASTTMGVDMELKVEASLREARTLLAAKQYSQAANTAHSLFCTCHKLNLQIEKASVLLLLAEIHKKSGNAVMGLPYALASISFCQSFNLDLLKASATLTLAELWRGLGSNHSKRALNLLHGAFPMILGHGGLELRARAYIFEANCYLSDPSFSVSTDSDTVLDSLRQASDELQALEYHELTAEALYLMAMVYDKLGRPEEREEAAALFMKHITALNNPQDVEPNMA from the exons ATGGCCGGATTAACGAGAACAGCCGGCGCTTTCGCGGTGACTCCGCACAAGATCTCCGTTTGCGTTCTCCTGCAGATATACGCTCCATCTGCTCAGATGTCTCTCCCTTTCCCTTTCTCTTCCGTTTCTCAGCACAACCGCCTCGGCCTCTACTTACTCTCTCTTACTAAG GCATGCGATGGTATGTATGAGATGAAGCTGGAAGAGCTCATCAACCAATTGAGAGAAGTTGGGGATGACGTGGATGCGTGGCTAACTGAGAATTTGACTAAtagattttcatatttgtctTCACCAGATGATCTATTGAATTTCTTTACTGACATGCGAG gAATACTTGGGAGCCTTGATTCAGGAGCTGTGCAAGATGATCAGATTGTTTTGGATCCGAATAGCATCTTGGGAATGTTTGTTCGTCGTTGTATTTTGGCATTTAACCTTTTATCGTTCGAG GGAGTTTGTCATCTTTTTTCAAGCATTGAAGCCTACTGCAGAGAAGCCCATTCAAGCTTTGCTCAGTATGATGCTTCTAATAGTAATCTGGAGTCATTAACACAATATGATCAGATGGATAAAACAACCAAGCTACACAAAAATGCTAGTGGAAGTGTCCCTTTTCATCTTCATACGCCGGAAGCACTTTTTAAAGTGACAGAAG GTTTGCTAGTTACTAGGACGGAAAAATCAAGTACCAGGAAATTTGCAGAGGCTACTTCAGTTGCTTCTGCCTCTTCAAGTAAAGTTGAGGATACCCGGGTTGATGAGTCATTATTCCTTCGGACAAATTTGCAGATACAAGGCTTTTTAATGGAAAAGGCTGATGCAATTGAAAC CCATGGAAGTTCATTCTCTTCAAGTTCGATTGAAAGGTTTCTTGAGCAGCTTCAAAATTTAGCCCCTGAGTTGCATCGT GTTCACTTTTTGCGTTACTTGAATAAACTTCACAGCGATGACTATTTTGCTGCTTTAGATAATCTCCTCCGTTACTTTGATTACAG TGCAGGGACTGAAGGATTTGACCTTGTTCCTCCTTCAACTGGTTGTAGCATGCATGGACGGTACGAGATTGGTTTGTTATGTTTAGGAATGATGCATTTCCGCTTTGGGCATCCTAATCTGGCTCTAGAG GTTTTAACAGAAGCTGTGCGTGTATCACAACAG CTTAGTAATGATACCTGTCTAGCCTATACACTAGCAGCAATGAGCAACTTGTTATCAGAAATGGGCATTGCAAGTACCACCAGTGTTCTCGGAGCCTCGTACTCATCCGTCACTAGCACTGCGTCGTCATTATCTGTACAACAAAGGGTgtacatacttttgaaagagtCCTTGAGGAGAGCTGACACTCTAAAGTTAAAACGCTTAGTGGCTTCTAATCATCTTGCGATGGCCAAATTTGAGTTGATG AATGTGCAAAGGCCTCTGCTTTCCTTTGGTCCCAAAGCTTCAATGCGTCACAAAACTTGTCCAATTAGCGTCTGCAAG GAGATAAGACTAGGCGCACACCTAATTAGCGACTTTTCTTCTGAAAGCTCTAAAATGACAATTGATGGCTCACTAAGCTCAGTTTGGCTTAAAGACTTGCAAAAACCATGGAGTCAACCCGTGTATTCCCGAGAATCTAGTTATAGAAACAATTCGACTTTTTTCAAGTTCTGTGATCATTTGGTCTCGATTCCTGGGTCTGTATCACAAATAATAGGTGCTTCTTATTTACTACGGGCAACTTCATGGGAGTTATATGGCAG CGCTCCTATGGCTCGGATGAATACCTTGGTGTATGCAACTTTATTTGGTGACTCTTCGag TTCATCTGACGCAGAGTTAGCATACTTGAAGCTCATTCAACATTTGGCACTACATAAGGGATACAAAG ATGCCTTTGCTGCTCTTACGATTGCGGAGGAAAAGTTCTTAACCgtatcaaaatcaaaaataatgtTGCTCAAGTTGCAGTTAGTACATGAACATGCCTTGCATCG TTCTAACTTTGTTAAATCCACTAGTGGGAATCTAAAGCTAGCTCAACGAATGTGCAATGAGCTAGGAGGTTTGGCATCAACCACCATGGGTGTGGACATGGAGCTGAAAGTAGAAGCAAGTCTTCGTGAAGCTAGGACGTTGCTTGCTGCAAAACAGTATAGCCAG GCAGCAAATACGGCACACTCCCTCTTTTGCACGTGTCATAAACTCAATTTGCAAATCGAAAAGGCGTCTGTTCTTCTTCTGTTAGCAGAAATCCATAAG AAGTCAGGAAATGCGGTCATGGGTCTTCCGTATGCGCTGGCAAGCATCTCGTTTTGCCAGTCATTCAATTTGGATCTTCTCAAAGCATCAGCTACTCTCACTCTGGCCGAGCTGTGGCGTGGTCTTGGATCAAATCATTCCAAGCGAGCGTTAAACCTTTTGCATGGCGCATTCCCTATGATTCTTGGCCATGGAGGTCTTGAGTTGCGTGCTCGAGCATACATCTTTGAAGCAAACTGCTATCTTTCTGATCCAAGCTTTTCAG TTTCCACAGATTCTGACACTGTCTTGGATTCTCTAAGGCAAGCTTCAGATGAGCTTCAAGCTTTGGAG TACCATGAATTGACAGCTGAAGCTTTGTATTTAATGGCGATGGTATACGACAAGCTGGGACGGCCCGAGGAGAGGGAAGAAGCTGCGGCTTTGTTTATGAAGCATATAACAGCCCTGAATAATCCTCAAGACGTTGAACCTAACATGGCATGA
- the LOC106419869 gene encoding anaphase-promoting complex subunit 5 isoform X2 has product MAGLTRTAGAFAVTPHKISVCVLLQIYAPSAQMSLPFPFSSVSQHNRLGLYLLSLTKACDGMYEMKLEELINQLREVGDDVDAWLTENLTNRFSYLSSPDDLLNFFTDMRGILGSLDSGAVQDDQIVLDPNSILGMFVRRCILAFNLLSFEGVCHLFSSIEAYCREAHSSFAQYDASNSNLESLTQYDQMDKTTKLHKNASGSVPFHLHTPEALFKVTEGLLVTRTEKSSTRKFAEATSVASASSSKVEDTRVDESLFLRTNLQIQGFLMEKADAIETHGSSFSSSSIERFLEQLQNLAPELHRVHFLRYLNKLHSDDYFAALDNLLRYFDYSAGTEGFDLVPPSTGCSMHGRYEIGLLCLGMMHFRFGHPNLALEVLTEAVRVSQQLSNDTCLAYTLAAMSNLLSEMGIASTTSVLGASYSSVTSTASSLSVQQRVYILLKESLRRADTLKLKRLVASNHLAMAKFELMNVQRPLLSFGPKASMRHKTCPISVCKEIRLGAHLISDFSSESSKMTIDGSLSSVWLKDLQKPWSQPVYSRESSYRNNSTFFKFCDHLVSIPGSVSQIIGASYLLRATSWELYGSAPMARMNTLVYATLFGDSSSSSDAELAYLKLIQHLALHKGYKDAFAALTIAEEKFLTVSKSKIMLLKLQLVHEHALHRGNLKLAQRMCNELGGLASTTMGVDMELKVEASLREARTLLAAKQYSQAANTAHSLFCTCHKLNLQIEKASVLLLLAEIHKKSGNAVMGLPYALASISFCQSFNLDLLKASATLTLAELWRGLGSNHSKRALNLLHGAFPMILGHGGLELRARAYIFEANCYLSDPSFSVSTDSDTVLDSLRQASDELQALEYHELTAEALYLMAMVYDKLGRPEEREEAAALFMKHITALNNPQDVEPNMA; this is encoded by the exons ATGGCCGGATTAACGAGAACAGCCGGCGCTTTCGCGGTGACTCCGCACAAGATCTCCGTTTGCGTTCTCCTGCAGATATACGCTCCATCTGCTCAGATGTCTCTCCCTTTCCCTTTCTCTTCCGTTTCTCAGCACAACCGCCTCGGCCTCTACTTACTCTCTCTTACTAAG GCATGCGATGGTATGTATGAGATGAAGCTGGAAGAGCTCATCAACCAATTGAGAGAAGTTGGGGATGACGTGGATGCGTGGCTAACTGAGAATTTGACTAAtagattttcatatttgtctTCACCAGATGATCTATTGAATTTCTTTACTGACATGCGAG gAATACTTGGGAGCCTTGATTCAGGAGCTGTGCAAGATGATCAGATTGTTTTGGATCCGAATAGCATCTTGGGAATGTTTGTTCGTCGTTGTATTTTGGCATTTAACCTTTTATCGTTCGAG GGAGTTTGTCATCTTTTTTCAAGCATTGAAGCCTACTGCAGAGAAGCCCATTCAAGCTTTGCTCAGTATGATGCTTCTAATAGTAATCTGGAGTCATTAACACAATATGATCAGATGGATAAAACAACCAAGCTACACAAAAATGCTAGTGGAAGTGTCCCTTTTCATCTTCATACGCCGGAAGCACTTTTTAAAGTGACAGAAG GTTTGCTAGTTACTAGGACGGAAAAATCAAGTACCAGGAAATTTGCAGAGGCTACTTCAGTTGCTTCTGCCTCTTCAAGTAAAGTTGAGGATACCCGGGTTGATGAGTCATTATTCCTTCGGACAAATTTGCAGATACAAGGCTTTTTAATGGAAAAGGCTGATGCAATTGAAAC CCATGGAAGTTCATTCTCTTCAAGTTCGATTGAAAGGTTTCTTGAGCAGCTTCAAAATTTAGCCCCTGAGTTGCATCGT GTTCACTTTTTGCGTTACTTGAATAAACTTCACAGCGATGACTATTTTGCTGCTTTAGATAATCTCCTCCGTTACTTTGATTACAG TGCAGGGACTGAAGGATTTGACCTTGTTCCTCCTTCAACTGGTTGTAGCATGCATGGACGGTACGAGATTGGTTTGTTATGTTTAGGAATGATGCATTTCCGCTTTGGGCATCCTAATCTGGCTCTAGAG GTTTTAACAGAAGCTGTGCGTGTATCACAACAG CTTAGTAATGATACCTGTCTAGCCTATACACTAGCAGCAATGAGCAACTTGTTATCAGAAATGGGCATTGCAAGTACCACCAGTGTTCTCGGAGCCTCGTACTCATCCGTCACTAGCACTGCGTCGTCATTATCTGTACAACAAAGGGTgtacatacttttgaaagagtCCTTGAGGAGAGCTGACACTCTAAAGTTAAAACGCTTAGTGGCTTCTAATCATCTTGCGATGGCCAAATTTGAGTTGATG AATGTGCAAAGGCCTCTGCTTTCCTTTGGTCCCAAAGCTTCAATGCGTCACAAAACTTGTCCAATTAGCGTCTGCAAG GAGATAAGACTAGGCGCACACCTAATTAGCGACTTTTCTTCTGAAAGCTCTAAAATGACAATTGATGGCTCACTAAGCTCAGTTTGGCTTAAAGACTTGCAAAAACCATGGAGTCAACCCGTGTATTCCCGAGAATCTAGTTATAGAAACAATTCGACTTTTTTCAAGTTCTGTGATCATTTGGTCTCGATTCCTGGGTCTGTATCACAAATAATAGGTGCTTCTTATTTACTACGGGCAACTTCATGGGAGTTATATGGCAG CGCTCCTATGGCTCGGATGAATACCTTGGTGTATGCAACTTTATTTGGTGACTCTTCGag TTCATCTGACGCAGAGTTAGCATACTTGAAGCTCATTCAACATTTGGCACTACATAAGGGATACAAAG ATGCCTTTGCTGCTCTTACGATTGCGGAGGAAAAGTTCTTAACCgtatcaaaatcaaaaataatgtTGCTCAAGTTGCAGTTAGTACATGAACATGCCTTGCATCG TGGGAATCTAAAGCTAGCTCAACGAATGTGCAATGAGCTAGGAGGTTTGGCATCAACCACCATGGGTGTGGACATGGAGCTGAAAGTAGAAGCAAGTCTTCGTGAAGCTAGGACGTTGCTTGCTGCAAAACAGTATAGCCAG GCAGCAAATACGGCACACTCCCTCTTTTGCACGTGTCATAAACTCAATTTGCAAATCGAAAAGGCGTCTGTTCTTCTTCTGTTAGCAGAAATCCATAAG AAGTCAGGAAATGCGGTCATGGGTCTTCCGTATGCGCTGGCAAGCATCTCGTTTTGCCAGTCATTCAATTTGGATCTTCTCAAAGCATCAGCTACTCTCACTCTGGCCGAGCTGTGGCGTGGTCTTGGATCAAATCATTCCAAGCGAGCGTTAAACCTTTTGCATGGCGCATTCCCTATGATTCTTGGCCATGGAGGTCTTGAGTTGCGTGCTCGAGCATACATCTTTGAAGCAAACTGCTATCTTTCTGATCCAAGCTTTTCAG TTTCCACAGATTCTGACACTGTCTTGGATTCTCTAAGGCAAGCTTCAGATGAGCTTCAAGCTTTGGAG TACCATGAATTGACAGCTGAAGCTTTGTATTTAATGGCGATGGTATACGACAAGCTGGGACGGCCCGAGGAGAGGGAAGAAGCTGCGGCTTTGTTTATGAAGCATATAACAGCCCTGAATAATCCTCAAGACGTTGAACCTAACATGGCATGA
- the LOC106419869 gene encoding anaphase-promoting complex subunit 5 isoform X4 translates to MFVRRCILAFNLLSFEGVCHLFSSIEAYCREAHSSFAQYDASNSNLESLTQYDQMDKTTKLHKNASGSVPFHLHTPEALFKVTEGLLVTRTEKSSTRKFAEATSVASASSSKVEDTRVDESLFLRTNLQIQGFLMEKADAIETHGSSFSSSSIERFLEQLQNLAPELHRVHFLRYLNKLHSDDYFAALDNLLRYFDYSAGTEGFDLVPPSTGCSMHGRYEIGLLCLGMMHFRFGHPNLALEVLTEAVRVSQQLSNDTCLAYTLAAMSNLLSEMGIASTTSVLGASYSSVTSTASSLSVQQRVYILLKESLRRADTLKLKRLVASNHLAMAKFELMNVQRPLLSFGPKASMRHKTCPISVCKEIRLGAHLISDFSSESSKMTIDGSLSSVWLKDLQKPWSQPVYSRESSYRNNSTFFKFCDHLVSIPGSVSQIIGASYLLRATSWELYGSAPMARMNTLVYATLFGDSSSSSDAELAYLKLIQHLALHKGYKDAFAALTIAEEKFLTVSKSKIMLLKLQLVHEHALHRSNFVKSTSGNLKLAQRMCNELGGLASTTMGVDMELKVEASLREARTLLAAKQYSQAANTAHSLFCTCHKLNLQIEKASVLLLLAEIHKKSGNAVMGLPYALASISFCQSFNLDLLKASATLTLAELWRGLGSNHSKRALNLLHGAFPMILGHGGLELRARAYIFEANCYLSDPSFSVSTDSDTVLDSLRQASDELQALEYHELTAEALYLMAMVYDKLGRPEEREEAAALFMKHITALNNPQDVEPNMA, encoded by the exons ATGTTTGTTCGTCGTTGTATTTTGGCATTTAACCTTTTATCGTTCGAG GGAGTTTGTCATCTTTTTTCAAGCATTGAAGCCTACTGCAGAGAAGCCCATTCAAGCTTTGCTCAGTATGATGCTTCTAATAGTAATCTGGAGTCATTAACACAATATGATCAGATGGATAAAACAACCAAGCTACACAAAAATGCTAGTGGAAGTGTCCCTTTTCATCTTCATACGCCGGAAGCACTTTTTAAAGTGACAGAAG GTTTGCTAGTTACTAGGACGGAAAAATCAAGTACCAGGAAATTTGCAGAGGCTACTTCAGTTGCTTCTGCCTCTTCAAGTAAAGTTGAGGATACCCGGGTTGATGAGTCATTATTCCTTCGGACAAATTTGCAGATACAAGGCTTTTTAATGGAAAAGGCTGATGCAATTGAAAC CCATGGAAGTTCATTCTCTTCAAGTTCGATTGAAAGGTTTCTTGAGCAGCTTCAAAATTTAGCCCCTGAGTTGCATCGT GTTCACTTTTTGCGTTACTTGAATAAACTTCACAGCGATGACTATTTTGCTGCTTTAGATAATCTCCTCCGTTACTTTGATTACAG TGCAGGGACTGAAGGATTTGACCTTGTTCCTCCTTCAACTGGTTGTAGCATGCATGGACGGTACGAGATTGGTTTGTTATGTTTAGGAATGATGCATTTCCGCTTTGGGCATCCTAATCTGGCTCTAGAG GTTTTAACAGAAGCTGTGCGTGTATCACAACAG CTTAGTAATGATACCTGTCTAGCCTATACACTAGCAGCAATGAGCAACTTGTTATCAGAAATGGGCATTGCAAGTACCACCAGTGTTCTCGGAGCCTCGTACTCATCCGTCACTAGCACTGCGTCGTCATTATCTGTACAACAAAGGGTgtacatacttttgaaagagtCCTTGAGGAGAGCTGACACTCTAAAGTTAAAACGCTTAGTGGCTTCTAATCATCTTGCGATGGCCAAATTTGAGTTGATG AATGTGCAAAGGCCTCTGCTTTCCTTTGGTCCCAAAGCTTCAATGCGTCACAAAACTTGTCCAATTAGCGTCTGCAAG GAGATAAGACTAGGCGCACACCTAATTAGCGACTTTTCTTCTGAAAGCTCTAAAATGACAATTGATGGCTCACTAAGCTCAGTTTGGCTTAAAGACTTGCAAAAACCATGGAGTCAACCCGTGTATTCCCGAGAATCTAGTTATAGAAACAATTCGACTTTTTTCAAGTTCTGTGATCATTTGGTCTCGATTCCTGGGTCTGTATCACAAATAATAGGTGCTTCTTATTTACTACGGGCAACTTCATGGGAGTTATATGGCAG CGCTCCTATGGCTCGGATGAATACCTTGGTGTATGCAACTTTATTTGGTGACTCTTCGag TTCATCTGACGCAGAGTTAGCATACTTGAAGCTCATTCAACATTTGGCACTACATAAGGGATACAAAG ATGCCTTTGCTGCTCTTACGATTGCGGAGGAAAAGTTCTTAACCgtatcaaaatcaaaaataatgtTGCTCAAGTTGCAGTTAGTACATGAACATGCCTTGCATCG TTCTAACTTTGTTAAATCCACTAGTGGGAATCTAAAGCTAGCTCAACGAATGTGCAATGAGCTAGGAGGTTTGGCATCAACCACCATGGGTGTGGACATGGAGCTGAAAGTAGAAGCAAGTCTTCGTGAAGCTAGGACGTTGCTTGCTGCAAAACAGTATAGCCAG GCAGCAAATACGGCACACTCCCTCTTTTGCACGTGTCATAAACTCAATTTGCAAATCGAAAAGGCGTCTGTTCTTCTTCTGTTAGCAGAAATCCATAAG AAGTCAGGAAATGCGGTCATGGGTCTTCCGTATGCGCTGGCAAGCATCTCGTTTTGCCAGTCATTCAATTTGGATCTTCTCAAAGCATCAGCTACTCTCACTCTGGCCGAGCTGTGGCGTGGTCTTGGATCAAATCATTCCAAGCGAGCGTTAAACCTTTTGCATGGCGCATTCCCTATGATTCTTGGCCATGGAGGTCTTGAGTTGCGTGCTCGAGCATACATCTTTGAAGCAAACTGCTATCTTTCTGATCCAAGCTTTTCAG TTTCCACAGATTCTGACACTGTCTTGGATTCTCTAAGGCAAGCTTCAGATGAGCTTCAAGCTTTGGAG TACCATGAATTGACAGCTGAAGCTTTGTATTTAATGGCGATGGTATACGACAAGCTGGGACGGCCCGAGGAGAGGGAAGAAGCTGCGGCTTTGTTTATGAAGCATATAACAGCCCTGAATAATCCTCAAGACGTTGAACCTAACATGGCATGA